Proteins encoded together in one Streptomyces sp. NA04227 window:
- a CDS encoding transglycosylase SLT domain-containing protein codes for MRKIMTIPGRGKPLTKAHKYSVAGVATLSAAALALTLTPGDSDAQTKDVASAPAASVSRAAGEAQVKEVKAGITDQVANAEQKAKDAAAKLKAQQAAKAKAAAAKKKAEAQAAAKKKAEARAKAERAAKAAANRSVARKPVYANNLDGWIRESLAIMKEKGIRGSYDGIHRNIIRESGGDPRAINNWDINAINGVPSKGLLQVIPPTFQAYHVEGTSWDIYDPVANITAACNYAADRYGSMDNVNSAY; via the coding sequence ATGCGCAAGATCATGACGATTCCCGGTCGCGGTAAACCGCTCACCAAGGCCCACAAGTACTCCGTCGCGGGCGTCGCCACCCTCAGCGCCGCCGCCCTGGCGCTGACGCTGACTCCGGGCGACTCGGACGCCCAGACCAAGGACGTCGCCTCCGCTCCGGCCGCGTCCGTCTCCCGCGCCGCCGGTGAGGCCCAGGTCAAGGAGGTCAAGGCCGGTATCACCGACCAGGTGGCCAACGCCGAGCAGAAGGCCAAGGACGCCGCGGCCAAGCTGAAGGCCCAGCAGGCCGCCAAGGCCAAGGCCGCCGCCGCGAAGAAGAAGGCCGAGGCACAGGCCGCCGCGAAGAAGAAGGCCGAGGCCCGCGCCAAGGCCGAGCGTGCGGCCAAGGCCGCCGCCAACCGTTCCGTGGCCCGCAAGCCGGTCTACGCGAACAACCTGGACGGCTGGATCCGCGAGTCCCTCGCGATCATGAAGGAGAAGGGCATCCGGGGCTCGTACGACGGGATCCACCGCAACATCATCCGGGAGTCCGGCGGCGACCCGCGGGCCATCAACAACTGGGACATCAACGCCATCAACGGCGTCCCGTCCAAGGGCCTGCTCCAGGTGATCCCGCCGACCTTCCAGGCGTACCACGTCGAGGGCACCTCCTGGGACATCTACGACCCGGTGGCCAACATCACCGCCGCCTGCAACTACGCGGCCGACCGGTACGGCTCGATGGACAACGTCAACAGCGCGTACTGA